From a region of the Lactuca sativa cultivar Salinas chromosome 4, Lsat_Salinas_v11, whole genome shotgun sequence genome:
- the LOC111907003 gene encoding probable tRNA N6-adenosine threonylcarbamoyltransferase, mitochondrial produces the protein MASLASSLSCTVSRLNLFAELSLNYHSIRIYRTLSSNLRPMKSLYHHRSFNSPFSSYTCKSTISNCSKTLGSNTVFYDNLVVLGIETSCDDTAAAVVRSNGEILSQVVSSQADLLAKYGGVAPKMAEEAHSQVIDQVVQDALDKANLTESDLSAVAVTIGPGLSLCLRVGVQKARKIAAIHQLPIVGVHHMEAHALVARLCERDLQFPFMALLISGGHNLIVLARDLGDYLQLGTTIDDAIGEAYDKSAKWLGLDLRRSGGAAIEELALRGDAQSVKFSVPMKQHKDCNFSYAGLKTQLRLAIESKNIDGGVPFSSASVEEQGIRADIAASFQRVAVLHLEEKCERAIQWALEIEPSIKHLVVAGGVASNQYVRSRLQEVVGRNSLQLVCPPPSLCTDNGVMIAWTGIENFRMGRFDPPPPAIEPEDSQLDLRPRWPLGEEYGRGRSVARSMRTARIHPSLTSLTQHQRQ, from the exons ATGGCGTCGTTGGCATCGAGTCTCTCATGTACAGTTTCCCGCCTAAATCTTTTTGCAGAACTGTCACTTAATTACCATTCAATCAGAATATACAGAACATTATCATCAAATTTAAGACCAATGAAATCGTTGTATCATCATAGATCATTCAATTCACCATTTTCATCATATACCTGTAAGTCCACAATTTCGAATTGCTCGAAAACCCTGGGTTCGAACACAGTTTTTTATGACAATTTGGTTGTTCTGGGAATCGAGACAAGTTGCGACGACACTGCGGCAGCTGTT GTTAGAAGTAATGGTGAAATCCTAAGCCAAGTTGTATCTTCTCAG GCAGATCTGCTTGCAAAGTATGGAGGAGTAGCTCCTAAAATGGCAGAAGAAGCTCATTCCCAAGTGATTGATCAG GTAGTACAAGATGCACTTGATAAGGCTAATTTAACCGAATCAGATCTTTCTGCAGTTGCAGTTACCATTGGTCCTGGGTTAAGCCTGTGTCTCCGAG TTGGCGTGCAAAAAGCTCGGAAAATTGCAGCTATTCATCAGTTGCCTATTGTTGGTGTGCATCACATGGAAGCTCATGCTTTAGTAGCCAG ATTGTGCGAAAGGGACTTGCAGTTCCCTTTTATGGCTCTTCTTATCTCAG GGGGACATAACCTTATAGTTCTTGCACGCGATCTTGGTGATTATTTACAACTGGGGACCACTATTGATGATGCGATTGGTGAGGCATATGACAAGTCAGCAAAGTGGCTTGGCCTTGATTTGAGGAGGAGTGGTGGGGCAGCCATAGAGGAGCTTGCTCTGAGGGGTGATGCTCAATCTGTGAAATTCTCT GTTCCAATGAAACAGCATAAAGATTGTAACTTTTCTTATGCTGGTCTAAAGACTCAACTCAGGCTTGCAATTGAATCAAAAAATAT TGATGGTGGGGTCCCTTTTTCTTCTGCAAGTGTTGAAGAGCAAGGCATACGCGCTGATATTGCTGCCTCTTTCCAG AGGGTTGCTGTATTGCATTTAGAAGAAAAGTGTGAACGTGCAATTCAATGGGCTTTAGAGATTGAGCCTTCAATCAAACATTTG GTTGTTGCAGGAGGTGTTGCTTCCAACCAATATGTGAGAAGTCGGCTCCAAGAGGTTGTTGGAAGGAACTCCCTTCAACTTGTCTGCCCTCCTCCAAGTCTCTGCACTGACAATG GTGTAATGATTGCTTGGACTGGCATTGAGAACTTTCGTATGGGAAGATTCGATCCTCCACCGCCTGCCATTGAACCTGAGGACAGTCAG CTTGATTTGAGGCCAAGGTGGCCGCTGGGGGAGGAATATGGTAGAGGAAGAAGTGTAGCTCGCTCAATGAGAACAGCTCGGATTCATCCGTCTCTCACTTCACTCACACAACACCAACGTCAATAA